The following are from one region of the Paenibacillus sabinae T27 genome:
- the bshC gene encoding bacillithiol biosynthesis cysteine-adding enzyme BshC has product MNVVPEPLPGGPALARGFMDQDEKAAKFYGGHFQPLQNKRQRAAWLDESASARADRGRLTEVLRDYNAKYNNHEAVRLSLDLLERPETLVVAGGQQSGLFTGPLLVVYKAVTAILAAKEASRELGRPVVPLFWIAGEDHDWDEVNHTYVLNRSGEIAKLKIEAPETGRSSVSHIEVDGENWEPPLAQLEELLQESEFKAGMLELVQAAARKGSMCAAFAEIMGALFGKFGLVLLDSADPALRRLEQPFFRSLIAGNETLEDAYHKTASELKEEGFQLQADVAEGGANLFYIHEGARLLLIRKDCVFTDRKGTISFSREELLDLLDRYPERFSNNVLTRPLMQDYLLPVLATVLGQGEISYWGITGRAFEQMGLQMPLIVPRMSFTIVEGTLHKHMEKYGLTFGDVLEGLEEKKRRWLEAQDELELGRRFDEVKAAFADMYDPLLEQIGTVQAGLIKLGGSNKEKILDQISFLQGKVQDAMAKQSEAALRQWERIERSLMPLGRLQERVYNIVYYLNRYGLSWLDGLMELPADYSGTHRIIYM; this is encoded by the coding sequence ATGAATGTTGTACCGGAGCCGCTGCCAGGCGGACCGGCGCTTGCCCGCGGGTTCATGGATCAAGACGAGAAGGCTGCGAAGTTTTACGGCGGTCATTTTCAACCGCTCCAGAACAAGCGGCAGCGGGCCGCCTGGCTGGATGAAAGCGCAAGTGCCCGGGCTGACCGCGGCAGGCTGACGGAAGTCCTGCGGGACTATAACGCAAAATACAATAATCACGAAGCGGTCAGGCTCTCGCTTGACCTGCTCGAACGGCCGGAGACGCTGGTCGTTGCCGGAGGTCAGCAGAGCGGCCTGTTTACGGGACCGCTGCTAGTCGTCTACAAAGCGGTCACTGCCATCCTCGCCGCGAAAGAAGCGAGCCGGGAGCTGGGGCGACCGGTTGTGCCGCTATTCTGGATTGCCGGGGAGGACCACGACTGGGACGAGGTCAATCATACGTATGTGTTGAACCGCTCGGGGGAAATTGCCAAGCTGAAGATCGAGGCACCGGAAACGGGACGCTCGTCGGTCAGCCATATTGAAGTAGACGGGGAGAATTGGGAGCCGCCTCTTGCACAGCTTGAAGAGCTGCTTCAGGAAAGCGAATTTAAGGCGGGCATGCTGGAGCTGGTGCAGGCCGCTGCTCGCAAGGGCAGCATGTGCGCGGCTTTTGCGGAAATCATGGGCGCGCTGTTCGGCAAATTTGGTCTGGTGCTGCTGGATTCGGCGGACCCGGCGCTTCGCCGGCTGGAGCAGCCGTTCTTCCGCTCGCTGATCGCGGGCAACGAGACTCTGGAAGATGCCTACCATAAGACGGCTTCGGAACTTAAGGAGGAGGGATTTCAGCTTCAGGCCGATGTGGCGGAAGGCGGAGCGAACCTCTTTTACATCCATGAGGGCGCGCGGCTGCTGCTGATCAGGAAGGACTGCGTATTCACGGACCGCAAAGGGACGATCTCTTTTTCCCGCGAGGAATTGCTTGACCTTCTGGACCGTTATCCCGAACGCTTCAGCAATAACGTGCTGACCCGGCCGCTGATGCAGGATTATCTTCTGCCCGTGCTGGCTACCGTATTGGGACAGGGCGAGATATCGTACTGGGGGATTACGGGCCGGGCTTTTGAGCAGATGGGACTCCAGATGCCGCTGATTGTTCCCCGGATGTCTTTTACCATTGTTGAAGGTACGCTGCACAAGCATATGGAGAAATACGGCCTGACCTTTGGCGACGTTCTGGAGGGCCTTGAAGAGAAGAAACGCCGGTGGCTGGAGGCTCAGGATGAGCTGGAGCTTGGCAGAAGATTTGATGAGGTCAAGGCTGCTTTTGCGGATATGTACGATCCCCTTCTCGAACAAATCGGTACGGTCCAGGCCGGTCTGATCAAGCTGGGCGGAAGCAACAAAGAGAAAATACTGGATCAGATTTCCTTCCTTCAAGGGAAAGTGCAGGATGCGATGGCCAAACAGAGCGAAGCTGCGCTGCGGCAGTGGGAGCGGATCGAACGATCGCTAATGCCTCTGGGCAGGCTGCAGGAACGGGTGTACAATATCGTGTATTATTTGAACCGGTACGGCCTAAGCTGGCTGGACGGATTGATGGAGCTTCCGGCAGACTATAGCGGAACGCATCGCATCATATATATGTAA
- a CDS encoding ABC transporter ATP-binding protein: protein MLESSSDGQGGATLLSKQLIEVEGLKKYFNVGKGKVLKAVDNINFSIREGETLGMVGESGCGKTTAGRTVLRLYEPTAGSVKFNGTDIYKLSPGKMKAMRRDMQMIFQDPYASLNPRFTVSDIIGEALDIHNMAGSRAQRKKRIEELLDMVGLNHDHASRYPHEFSGGQRQRIGIARALAVNPKFIVCDEPISALDVSIQAQVVNLLKELQNRLGLTYLFIAHDLSMVKHISDRVAVMYLGKMVELAESEELYANPLHPYTKSLLSAIPIPDPEIEVNKKRLILHDELGSPIYSAGEKTNEEETQLVEVSKGHWVAKAFA from the coding sequence ATGCTGGAATCTTCATCCGATGGCCAAGGAGGTGCAACGCTCTTGAGCAAGCAATTGATTGAGGTCGAAGGCCTGAAGAAGTATTTTAATGTAGGAAAAGGCAAGGTGCTCAAAGCGGTAGACAACATCAACTTCTCGATTCGGGAAGGTGAAACGCTCGGCATGGTGGGCGAGTCCGGCTGCGGCAAGACGACAGCTGGCCGCACGGTCCTTCGTTTGTACGAACCAACCGCAGGCAGCGTCAAGTTTAACGGAACGGATATTTACAAGCTGTCTCCGGGTAAGATGAAGGCGATGCGCCGTGACATGCAGATGATATTCCAGGACCCGTATGCTTCGCTTAACCCGCGCTTTACGGTGTCGGACATCATCGGCGAAGCGCTGGATATTCACAACATGGCCGGAAGCCGCGCCCAGCGGAAGAAGCGGATCGAAGAGCTGCTCGATATGGTTGGCCTTAACCATGACCATGCTTCGCGGTACCCGCATGAATTCTCCGGCGGCCAGCGCCAGCGGATCGGGATTGCCCGCGCCCTTGCGGTCAATCCGAAGTTCATTGTCTGCGACGAACCGATTTCGGCGCTTGACGTGTCCATCCAAGCGCAGGTCGTCAACCTGCTTAAAGAGCTTCAGAACCGTTTGGGTCTGACCTATTTGTTCATTGCGCATGATTTGTCCATGGTTAAGCATATCAGCGACCGTGTGGCGGTAATGTATCTTGGCAAAATGGTTGAGCTGGCCGAAAGTGAAGAGCTGTACGCCAACCCGCTTCATCCGTATACAAAATCGCTGTTGTCGGCTATTCCGATTCCCGATCCGGAAATTGAGGTTAACAAGAAACGGTTGATATTGCATGACGAGCTTGGAAGCCCGATTTATTCGGCTGGCGAGAAGACGAACGAAGAAGAAACACAGCTGGTTGAAGTTTCGAAAGGCCACTGGGTAGCCAAGGCGTTTGCCTGA
- a CDS encoding ABC transporter ATP-binding protein has product MDPILQVKDLHVSFFVSGGEVQAVRGMNFEIGKGETVAIVGESGSGKSVTAQSIMRLIPSPPSKVKQGEIIFQGQDLLKKSIKEMEAIRGKDIGMIFQDPMTSLNPTIKVGKQITEVLIKHQKMSAAEATKQGIEMLKLVGIKNAEARFYQYPHEFSGGMRQRVMIAIALACRPALLIADEPTTALDVTIQAQIMDVMKDMQQKLGTSIILITHDLGVVAGMCDRVIVMYAGEVVETGTRWEIFKNPQHPYTKGLLRSMPRLDQKKGEPLIPIVGTPPDLIKPPIGCPFTARCSEAMAICERIDPGTTEFSDTHTARCWNLHPMAKEVQRS; this is encoded by the coding sequence ATGGACCCCATTTTACAGGTAAAAGATTTGCATGTTTCGTTTTTTGTAAGTGGCGGTGAAGTACAGGCCGTCCGCGGTATGAATTTCGAGATCGGCAAAGGGGAGACGGTAGCGATCGTCGGCGAGTCCGGCAGCGGAAAGAGCGTTACCGCCCAATCGATTATGCGGTTGATTCCTTCTCCACCGTCCAAAGTGAAGCAGGGCGAAATTATTTTCCAGGGACAGGATCTTCTCAAGAAAAGCATTAAAGAAATGGAAGCTATTCGCGGCAAAGACATTGGCATGATATTTCAAGACCCGATGACCTCTCTTAACCCTACGATTAAAGTGGGCAAGCAAATCACGGAAGTATTGATCAAACATCAGAAAATGTCAGCGGCCGAAGCGACCAAGCAAGGCATTGAAATGTTGAAGCTTGTCGGTATCAAGAATGCCGAGGCCCGCTTTTATCAATATCCCCATGAATTTTCCGGCGGTATGCGGCAGCGGGTCATGATCGCAATCGCGCTTGCCTGCCGTCCGGCGCTGCTTATTGCGGACGAGCCGACCACGGCTCTGGACGTGACGATCCAGGCTCAAATCATGGACGTTATGAAAGATATGCAGCAAAAGCTCGGCACCTCCATTATTCTCATCACGCATGACCTTGGCGTTGTTGCCGGAATGTGCGACCGGGTTATCGTTATGTACGCGGGTGAAGTGGTTGAAACGGGAACAAGATGGGAAATTTTCAAAAACCCGCAGCACCCGTACACGAAGGGACTGCTTCGTTCGATGCCGCGTCTGGACCAGAAGAAAGGCGAGCCGCTGATTCCGATCGTCGGCACGCCGCCCGATCTGATCAAACCGCCGATCGGCTGCCCATTCACCGCGCGCTGCAGTGAAGCGATGGCGATCTGTGAAAGAATCGATCCGGGTACTACGGAATTCAGCGATACGCACACTGCACGATGCTGGAATCTTCATCCGATGGCCAAGGAGGTGCAACGCTCTTGA